In Zingiber officinale cultivar Zhangliang chromosome 1A, Zo_v1.1, whole genome shotgun sequence, a genomic segment contains:
- the LOC122038114 gene encoding uncharacterized protein LOC122038114, translated as MEVDEFLNSSSGYRSRGNEEDYDRDPELAEILGSCFDDPKKGQSRVEERIRRKKHKILHAKTGSAKPMKIVFNKFDFSNSYIWFEFYNVPLAKDVTLICDTIRSWHIIGRLGGCNSMNMQLSQAPLESKRLSYDAIQGANVTPATFYNIGDLEIQDNLARIWVDIGTSEPLLLDVLINALTSISSDYVGIKQLVFGGSEFENWKDDLTSEDAGYHVHKI; from the exons ATGGAGGTGGATGAATTCTTGAATTCTTCAAGTGGATACAGAAGCAGAGGGAATGAAGAGGACTATGATAGAGATCCAGAGCTGGCGGAGATTCTCGGTAGCTGCTTCGATGACCCCAAGAAGGGCCAATCTCGA GTTGAGGAGAGAATAAGACGGAAGAAGCACAagattttgcatgctaaaactgGGTCTGCTAAACCAATGAAGATCGTCTTCAACAA GTTTGATTTTTCGAACTCCTACATATGGTTTGAATTCTACAATGTTCCGTTAGCAAAAGACGTTACTTTAATCTGTGAT ACTATTCGATCTTGGCATATAATTGGGCGCCTTGGAGGATGCAACTCGATGAACATGCAG TTATCACAAGCACCGCTTGAGAGTAAAAGACTGAGTTATGATGCTATTCAAGGAGCAAATGTTACTCCAGCAACATTTTACAACATTGGTGATCTGGAGATTCAGGACAATCTGGCAAGGATATG GGTAGACATTGGTACCAGTGAACCTCTGCTGCTGGATGTCCTGATTAATGCGTTGACAAGCATCAGCTCAGA TTATGTTGGGATCAAACAACTAGTGTTTGGAGGGTCAGAATTTGAGAATTGGAAGGACGATTTGACATCTGAAGATGCCGGTTACCACGTTCACAAGATCTGA